From Desulfovibrio desulfuricans, a single genomic window includes:
- a CDS encoding NuoI/complex I 23 kDa subunit family protein, protein MNAYFKNIFSGGWSLFVGMGITLRYFFKPVVTSSYPREVLPITPRYRGHIDLVYDPETGTDRCIVCGSCQKACPSGCIELAGEKLDGAKKKTLTSYKLNFTKCSLCGMCVESCPTDALTFSHDYNLAGFDEAEYHFDLVRRLKERP, encoded by the coding sequence ATGAACGCATACTTTAAAAATATCTTTTCAGGCGGGTGGAGCCTCTTTGTGGGCATGGGCATAACGCTGCGCTATTTTTTCAAGCCGGTGGTTACATCATCCTACCCGCGTGAGGTGCTGCCCATAACACCGCGCTACAGGGGCCATATCGACCTTGTATACGACCCGGAAACCGGCACGGACAGGTGCATTGTGTGCGGATCGTGCCAGAAGGCCTGCCCCTCGGGCTGCATAGAGCTTGCGGGCGAAAAACTGGATGGGGCCAAGAAGAAGACCCTCACGAGCTACAAACTGAATTTTACCAAGTGCAGCCTGTGCGGTATGTGCGTGGAATCGTGCCCCACAGACGCGCTGACGTTTTCTCATGACTACAATCTGGCCGGGTTTGACGAGGCGGAGTATCACTTTGACCTTGTACGGCGGCTCAAGGAGCGTCCCTGA
- the nuoH gene encoding NADH-quinone oxidoreductase subunit NuoH, whose protein sequence is MTFYSEMLRLLGYLVGFLVFVALNAAYLVWVERKVAGHIQRRIGPKEVGPYGLLQPLADGFKLMTKQVFIPKDADGVLFCLGPVLVMTPAFMSFVTIPYTEGLVARNLDLGLLAIYAFASVNVLGLLLGAWGSRNKYAVISAARVVSQNVAYEIPMLLVVVSLVMVTGTLNLSETVATQSGGFWHWNVLRLSASPLMPVSFIIFFICMLAETNRAPFDMAEAESELIAGAFTEYSGMGFGVYFMGEYANVVVGASLLTLLFLGGWDCPLGLWPGAHWFAIKLYAVIFTVIWVRWTFPRTTFYGLLNLSWKVLIPIALVNLIITSALLKVL, encoded by the coding sequence ATGACGTTTTATTCCGAAATGCTGCGTCTTCTGGGGTATCTTGTAGGATTCCTTGTCTTTGTGGCGCTTAACGCGGCCTATCTGGTGTGGGTTGAGCGCAAGGTGGCAGGGCATATACAGCGGCGCATAGGGCCCAAGGAAGTTGGCCCCTATGGCCTGTTGCAGCCCTTGGCGGACGGTTTCAAGCTCATGACCAAACAGGTGTTCATTCCCAAGGATGCAGACGGCGTGCTGTTCTGCCTTGGGCCTGTGCTGGTCATGACCCCGGCCTTCATGAGTTTTGTGACTATTCCCTACACCGAAGGCCTTGTGGCGCGTAACCTTGATCTGGGGCTGTTGGCCATCTACGCCTTTGCCTCGGTAAACGTGCTGGGCCTCCTGCTCGGGGCGTGGGGTTCGCGCAACAAGTACGCGGTTATCTCCGCCGCGCGCGTGGTTTCGCAAAACGTGGCCTACGAAATCCCCATGCTGCTTGTTGTAGTGAGCCTTGTGATGGTCACGGGCACTCTCAACCTCAGCGAAACCGTTGCCACGCAATCGGGCGGGTTCTGGCACTGGAACGTGCTGCGCCTTTCTGCAAGCCCGCTCATGCCGGTTTCGTTCATCATTTTTTTCATCTGTATGCTGGCGGAGACAAACCGCGCCCCCTTTGACATGGCCGAGGCGGAAAGCGAACTGATCGCAGGCGCTTTTACGGAATATTCGGGCATGGGGTTTGGCGTGTACTTTATGGGCGAGTACGCCAACGTGGTGGTTGGCGCCAGTCTGCTGACCCTGCTGTTTCTTGGCGGGTGGGATTGCCCGCTGGGGCTTTGGCCGGGGGCGCACTGGTTTGCCATCAAACTCTACGCGGTCATTTTTACCGTAATCTGGGTGCGCTGGACATTTCCGCGCACAACCTTCTACGGCCTGCTGAACCTCTCATGGAAGGTGCTTATCCCCATTGCGCTCGTCAACCTCATCATTACCAGCGCGTTGCTCAAGGTGCTGTAA
- a CDS encoding NADH-quinone oxidoreductase subunit D, which translates to MNYLAQSPTDERFVLNLGPQHPATHGVLRVKMVMDGEYIVEAEPVLGYIHRMHEKMAENRTWAQFMPNTGRMDYLHALAYNHGYACLVERAASIEVPERAEFIRVITNELNRVSSHLLWFGAFVLDLGGFSPLLYAFDDREQILDLLESVTGSRLTYCYFRFGGVYNDVDDDFVTGTRAFIARMRKRLPMYHSLVSKNLIIQQRLVDVGFVPAEMCRKYGATGPVARGAGIAYDVRKHEPYGVYDRFTFDVPVYSEGDSMARYKVRMDEIEQSLRILEQALDYLPKGPVMAAKVPKTIKPPKGDYYHAVETARGLLGIRAVSDGSGTPWRLKWRTPCFSNLLVFGEAGRGMLLPDALALLGSLDLVIPDIDR; encoded by the coding sequence ATGAACTATCTTGCCCAAAGTCCCACAGACGAGCGGTTTGTTCTGAACCTTGGCCCGCAGCATCCGGCTACGCACGGCGTTTTGCGCGTCAAGATGGTCATGGACGGCGAGTATATAGTGGAGGCCGAGCCTGTGCTTGGCTACATCCACCGCATGCACGAAAAAATGGCCGAAAACCGCACCTGGGCGCAGTTTATGCCCAATACGGGCCGCATGGATTACCTGCATGCCCTGGCCTACAACCACGGTTATGCCTGCCTGGTCGAGCGCGCCGCTTCCATTGAAGTGCCGGAACGCGCCGAATTCATCCGCGTCATCACCAATGAGCTGAACCGGGTTTCAAGCCATCTGCTCTGGTTTGGAGCTTTTGTGCTTGATCTTGGCGGGTTCTCGCCGCTTTTGTACGCTTTTGACGATCGCGAGCAGATTCTGGATCTGCTGGAATCCGTTACCGGGTCGCGGCTCACATACTGCTACTTCCGCTTTGGCGGCGTGTACAACGATGTTGACGATGACTTTGTAACAGGCACGCGGGCCTTTATCGCGCGTATGCGCAAGCGCCTGCCCATGTACCATTCCCTCGTTTCCAAAAACCTCATTATCCAGCAGCGCCTTGTGGATGTGGGTTTTGTACCTGCCGAGATGTGCCGCAAATACGGTGCAACCGGGCCTGTGGCGCGCGGTGCGGGCATTGCTTACGACGTGCGCAAGCACGAGCCATACGGCGTTTATGACCGTTTTACTTTTGACGTGCCCGTGTACTCCGAGGGTGATTCCATGGCCCGCTACAAGGTGCGCATGGACGAGATTGAGCAGAGTCTGCGCATTCTTGAGCAGGCCCTCGACTATCTGCCCAAAGGCCCGGTTATGGCGGCCAAGGTTCCCAAAACCATCAAACCGCCCAAGGGCGACTATTACCACGCTGTGGAAACGGCGCGCGGTCTTCTGGGTATCCGCGCCGTCAGCGATGGCAGCGGTACCCCCTGGCGGCTCAAGTGGCGCACCCCCTGTTTTTCAAACCTGCTTGTTTTTGGCGAGGCGGGCAGGGGAATGCTGCTGCCCGATGCACTGGCGCTGCTCGGCAGCCTTGACCTGGTGATTCCGGATATTGACCGCTAA
- a CDS encoding NADH-quinone oxidoreductase subunit C, giving the protein MNAETLGAQLAAQPGASVRAADHASVGYDLDVALPESSLLAAVGIMDGAGYFLEGMTGVDWLGECEALRKEAEAKAKKAAEAAAVSAADAPDTSQAAPPETPVQESIPQEDELEVVYDFNLYSARHRVCLRVRTPRSNPQIHTIAEIYPIAHWHEREIHEFFGIVFIGHPYLIPLLLPEDAEYHPLLKDYSA; this is encoded by the coding sequence ATGAACGCAGAAACCCTTGGCGCACAGTTGGCGGCCCAGCCCGGAGCCAGTGTTCGCGCTGCAGATCATGCCTCTGTGGGCTATGATCTTGATGTGGCGCTGCCGGAAAGCTCCCTGCTTGCCGCCGTGGGCATCATGGACGGAGCGGGGTACTTTCTTGAAGGAATGACCGGGGTTGACTGGCTTGGCGAATGCGAAGCCCTGCGCAAGGAGGCCGAAGCCAAGGCCAAAAAGGCCGCCGAAGCCGCCGCTGTCAGTGCAGCGGACGCCCCGGATACCAGCCAGGCCGCCCCACCTGAAACCCCAGTGCAGGAATCCATACCGCAGGAAGACGAGCTTGAAGTAGTATACGACTTCAACCTCTATTCCGCCCGCCACAGGGTATGCTTGCGGGTGCGCACGCCGCGCTCCAACCCGCAGATCCACACCATCGCCGAAATTTATCCCATAGCCCACTGGCACGAGCGCGAGATTCACGAGTTCTTTGGCATCGTCTTTATCGGGCACCCCTACCTCATCCCCCTGTTGTTGCCCGAAGACGCGGAATACCACCCCTTGCTCAAGGACTATAGCGCATGA
- a CDS encoding NADH-quinone oxidoreductase subunit A, with the protein MSSSELVDIVYIMAFCLGGMSFALGPFVIVFFLAPRLTRNTVGKTRQIVECGIDPIGDAWIKFGAVYYMYSLLFLAFAVDILFLFPVAVIYNKASPISDFLTFAEVFLFVGILSLVILYAWKKGVFQWQRKIYSDR; encoded by the coding sequence ATGTCTAGCAGCGAACTTGTTGACATTGTCTACATAATGGCGTTCTGCCTTGGCGGCATGAGCTTTGCTCTGGGGCCATTTGTAATTGTTTTTTTTCTTGCCCCCCGCCTTACGCGCAACACTGTGGGCAAAACCCGCCAGATTGTTGAGTGCGGCATTGACCCCATTGGCGATGCGTGGATCAAATTCGGCGCGGTATATTACATGTACTCGCTGCTGTTCCTCGCCTTTGCGGTTGATATTCTCTTTCTCTTCCCTGTTGCGGTTATCTACAACAAGGCTTCTCCCATCAGTGATTTCCTGACGTTCGCGGAAGTTTTTCTGTTCGTGGGCATTTTGTCCCTTGTCATTCTGTACGCGTGGAAAAAGGGAGTGTTCCAGTGGCAACGGAAAATATATTCGGATCGGTAG
- the hydG gene encoding [FeFe] hydrogenase H-cluster radical SAM maturase HydG, whose amino-acid sequence MYNPQSLRADEFIDHSEVLDTLSYATEHARDAELIDAIIAKAAQKKGLTHREASVLLACELPEKVEQVYRLANQIKHDFYGNRIVMFAPLYLSNHCINSCVYCPYHSQNKNIARKKLSQEEVAREVIALQDMGHKRLALEAGEHPTMNPIEYILECIKTIYSIKHKNGAIRRVNVNIAATTVEEYAMLKDAGIGTYILFQETYHKQSYEKLHPAGPKHDYAWHTEAMDRAMQGGIDDVGLGVLFGLEGYRYEFAALLMHAEHLEAVQGVGPHTISVPRIRRADDINPDVFDNGISDDTFARICACIRVSVPYTGMIVSTRESKAVREKVLPLGISQISGGSRTSVGGYYEPEPEEDNSAQFDVSDRRTLDEVVRWLMEQGHVPSFCTACYREGRTGDRFMSLCKSQQILNCCHPNALLTLKEYLQDYASPQTRQMGLAMIEQELKKIPSDKVRNKAVEYLAAIESGQRDFRF is encoded by the coding sequence ATGTACAATCCCCAGTCGTTGCGCGCAGATGAATTTATTGACCACAGTGAAGTGCTCGATACCTTGAGCTATGCAACCGAGCACGCGCGCGATGCAGAACTTATTGACGCCATCATTGCCAAGGCTGCGCAAAAAAAAGGCCTGACCCACCGCGAGGCCTCGGTGCTGCTTGCCTGCGAGCTGCCGGAGAAAGTGGAACAGGTGTACAGGCTTGCCAATCAGATCAAGCACGACTTTTACGGCAACCGCATTGTCATGTTTGCGCCGCTGTATCTCTCAAACCACTGCATCAACAGTTGCGTGTATTGCCCGTATCATTCGCAGAATAAAAACATCGCCCGCAAAAAACTCAGTCAGGAAGAAGTAGCCCGCGAGGTCATTGCCTTGCAGGACATGGGGCACAAGCGTCTTGCGCTTGAGGCGGGCGAACACCCCACCATGAACCCCATTGAGTATATACTTGAGTGCATCAAGACCATTTACAGCATCAAGCACAAGAACGGGGCCATCCGCCGGGTAAATGTGAACATAGCGGCGACCACGGTGGAAGAATACGCAATGCTCAAGGATGCTGGCATCGGCACGTACATTCTGTTTCAGGAAACCTACCACAAGCAGAGTTACGAAAAGCTGCACCCGGCAGGGCCCAAGCACGACTACGCCTGGCACACTGAGGCCATGGACCGTGCCATGCAGGGCGGCATTGACGATGTGGGCCTGGGGGTTCTTTTTGGCCTTGAGGGCTACCGCTACGAATTTGCGGCCTTGCTCATGCACGCAGAGCACCTTGAAGCCGTGCAGGGCGTTGGCCCGCACACCATCAGCGTGCCGCGCATTCGCCGCGCCGACGACATCAACCCCGATGTGTTCGACAACGGCATCAGCGACGATACGTTTGCCCGCATCTGCGCCTGTATCCGCGTGTCTGTGCCGTACACTGGCATGATTGTTTCCACGCGCGAGAGCAAGGCCGTGCGTGAAAAGGTTTTGCCGCTGGGCATTTCGCAGATCAGCGGTGGTTCACGCACCAGCGTTGGCGGGTACTATGAGCCGGAGCCGGAAGAAGACAACTCCGCGCAGTTTGATGTGAGCGATCGCCGCACGCTGGACGAGGTGGTGCGCTGGCTCATGGAGCAGGGGCATGTGCCGAGTTTTTGCACGGCCTGTTACCGCGAGGGCCGCACCGGCGACCGCTTTATGAGCCTGTGCAAGAGCCAGCAGATTTTGAACTGCTGTCACCCCAATGCTCTGCTGACCCTCAAGGAATATTTGCAGGACTACGCCTCGCCGCAAACCCGGCAGATGGGCCTTGCCATGATAGAGCAGGAACTGAAAAAAATTCCCAGCGACAAGGTTCGCAACAAGGCTGTGGAATACCTTGCCGCCATTGAAAGCGGTCAGCGGGACTTTCGATTTTGA
- a CDS encoding iron hydrogenase small subunit, with amino-acid sequence MSIIATTRRGFLKGACILSGGLLLGVRMANKAYAAAKDFKDYMSDRSAAVYSADSAFPKRASQDNTQVKALYDSWLGKPLSHKSEENLHTKWFDKSKGLKALTASGEYPNPRHKEFEGTAYPYE; translated from the coding sequence ATGTCTATCATTGCCACTACCAGACGCGGATTTCTGAAAGGCGCGTGTATTCTTTCCGGCGGGTTGCTGCTTGGGGTTCGCATGGCCAACAAGGCCTATGCCGCCGCCAAGGATTTCAAGGATTACATGAGCGACCGCTCTGCCGCCGTGTACAGTGCCGATTCGGCCTTTCCCAAGCGCGCCAGCCAGGACAATACGCAGGTAAAAGCGCTTTACGATTCCTGGCTCGGCAAACCCCTGAGCCATAAGTCAGAAGAAAACCTCCACACCAAGTGGTTTGATAAATCAAAAGGCCTCAAGGCTCTTACGGCTTCAGGCGAATACCCCAACCCTCGCCACAAGGAGTTTGAGGGTACCGCTTATCCGTACGAATAA
- a CDS encoding [FeFe] hydrogenase, group A: MPRIEMEHIAYELNVPPQGADGDKMFFVQIDPEKCIGCDSCQEYCPSGAIYGETGLTHKIAHPEPCINCAQCLTHCPEMAIYEVQTWVPELQKKLQDKSVKCIAMPAPSVRYALGEAFGLAPGSVTTGKMLAALKQLGFSNCWDTEFAADVTIWEEASEFVERLGAKRDLPQFTSCCPGWQKYAETFYPDLLPHFSSCKSPVAMNGRLAKTYGAEKAKYDPKSLYTVSIMPCVAKKYEGLRQEYAQNDLRDIDATLTTRELAYMIRQAGIDFNKLPDGQRDSLMGESTGGATIFGVSGGVMEAALRYAYQAVTGKRPESWDFKQVRGLKGLKEYTVTVNGIELHLAVVHGAKRFAQVCDEVRAGKSPYHFIEFMACPGGCVCGGGQPIMPNMLQSAERKATSLFAGLKQRLANTQPKA, from the coding sequence ATGCCGCGCATTGAAATGGAACACATCGCGTACGAGCTCAATGTGCCCCCCCAGGGTGCGGACGGCGACAAGATGTTTTTTGTGCAGATTGATCCCGAAAAATGCATCGGCTGCGATTCCTGCCAGGAATACTGCCCCAGCGGCGCCATTTATGGCGAAACCGGCCTCACGCACAAGATTGCCCACCCCGAACCATGTATCAATTGCGCCCAGTGCCTGACCCATTGCCCGGAAATGGCCATCTATGAGGTGCAGACCTGGGTGCCGGAGCTGCAAAAGAAATTGCAGGATAAAAGCGTCAAATGCATTGCCATGCCTGCGCCTTCTGTGCGCTACGCTCTGGGCGAAGCCTTTGGCCTCGCCCCCGGCAGCGTGACCACGGGCAAAATGCTGGCAGCCCTCAAGCAGCTTGGATTCTCCAACTGCTGGGATACGGAATTTGCCGCCGACGTGACCATCTGGGAAGAAGCCTCGGAATTTGTGGAGCGCCTCGGCGCAAAGCGCGATCTGCCGCAATTCACCTCCTGCTGTCCCGGCTGGCAAAAGTATGCGGAAACCTTCTATCCCGACCTGTTGCCGCATTTTTCATCCTGTAAATCGCCTGTGGCCATGAATGGCCGCCTTGCCAAAACCTATGGCGCAGAAAAGGCCAAATACGACCCCAAGAGCCTGTATACCGTTTCCATCATGCCCTGCGTAGCCAAAAAGTACGAAGGTCTGCGCCAGGAATATGCACAGAATGACCTGCGCGACATCGACGCCACCCTGACCACGCGCGAACTGGCCTACATGATCCGTCAGGCGGGCATAGACTTTAACAAGCTGCCCGACGGCCAGCGCGACAGCCTCATGGGCGAATCCACCGGCGGCGCGACCATATTCGGCGTGTCCGGCGGTGTTATGGAAGCGGCCTTGCGTTACGCCTATCAGGCCGTAACCGGCAAGCGGCCGGAATCGTGGGATTTCAAGCAGGTGCGCGGCCTCAAAGGCCTGAAGGAATATACGGTAACCGTCAACGGTATTGAACTGCATCTGGCGGTTGTGCATGGCGCAAAACGCTTTGCCCAGGTGTGCGATGAAGTGCGGGCGGGCAAATCGCCGTATCATTTCATTGAATTTATGGCCTGCCCCGGCGGGTGCGTGTGCGGCGGCGGGCAGCCCATCATGCCCAATATGCTGCAAAGCGCGGAACGCAAGGCCACAAGCCTGTTTGCCGGATTGAAGCAGCGTCTTGCCAACACCCAGCCCAAAGCCTAG
- the hydE gene encoding [FeFe] hydrogenase H-cluster radical SAM maturase HydE: MRREEILDLLFAQPFEAVCERAARVLEEEKGAHVHVRGLIEFSNSCRRNCRYCGLRCQNGNLRRYTLAKAEIMAAATRAVALGADTIVLQSGEYAIDPMWLADVIDCLRGGLNVPVTLSVGEHQRAAYALWKEAGAVRFLLKHETADPLLYEALHPGHVLAERIASLRVLQRLGYEIGSGFMVGLPGQSLNTLADDIILARRLGVSMCGAGPFIPQHDTPLGAYPAGSAQLALRVMAVMRIVMPWANIPATTALATVDAQGGQRNGLLAGGNVLMPSFTPSAYGSQYCIYDNKNRVDMLGARKAIEGAGRSHTLARWQEPAAQDVVSGLLPCATSGAPHASA; the protein is encoded by the coding sequence ATGCGCCGCGAAGAAATACTTGATCTCCTGTTTGCACAGCCCTTTGAGGCGGTGTGCGAACGTGCCGCCCGTGTGCTGGAAGAAGAAAAAGGCGCGCACGTGCATGTTCGCGGCCTCATAGAATTTTCAAATTCGTGCAGGCGCAACTGCCGCTACTGCGGTTTGCGCTGCCAGAACGGCAATCTGCGGCGGTACACGCTTGCCAAGGCGGAGATCATGGCAGCCGCCACGCGCGCCGTTGCCTTGGGTGCAGACACCATTGTGCTGCAATCGGGTGAATACGCCATTGATCCCATGTGGCTGGCCGATGTGATTGACTGCCTGCGCGGCGGGCTCAACGTGCCCGTGACCCTGAGCGTGGGCGAGCATCAGCGCGCCGCATATGCCTTGTGGAAAGAAGCCGGCGCAGTGCGTTTTCTGCTCAAGCACGAAACCGCCGATCCATTGCTCTACGAGGCCCTGCACCCTGGGCATGTGCTGGCGGAGCGCATTGCCAGCCTGCGTGTTTTGCAGCGGCTTGGCTACGAAATCGGCTCCGGTTTTATGGTGGGCCTGCCCGGTCAGAGCCTGAACACGCTGGCGGACGACATTATTCTGGCCCGAAGGCTTGGGGTTTCCATGTGCGGGGCCGGGCCGTTCATTCCGCAGCACGACACGCCGCTTGGCGCGTATCCTGCGGGCAGCGCGCAGCTCGCCCTGCGTGTGATGGCCGTCATGCGCATTGTCATGCCCTGGGCCAACATTCCCGCCACTACGGCCCTGGCAACGGTGGACGCGCAAGGCGGGCAACGCAACGGCCTGCTGGCGGGCGGAAATGTGCTCATGCCCTCGTTTACGCCGTCAGCTTACGGCAGTCAGTACTGCATTTACGACAACAAGAATCGTGTGGACATGCTTGGCGCGCGCAAGGCCATTGAAGGGGCGGGGCGCAGCCACACCCTTGCTCGCTGGCAGGAGCCAGCGGCACAGGATGTTGTTTCTGGCCTTTTGCCCTGTGCAACTTCTGGCGCGCCTCACGCATCGGCCTAG
- the hydF gene encoding [FeFe] hydrogenase H-cluster maturation GTPase HydF, with protein sequence MNETPKSLRLHIGIYGRRNVGKSSLLNALAGQQVSIVSDTPGTTTDPVEKTLELAPLGPVVFIDTAGIDDVGALGELRKERTLKALERTDVALLAVEPGQWGEYEVFFVGQLRERKIPFGVVFGKCDLAAPSAGQLGGLDKEGIRWMSVSAMTGRGMGQVREALAALAPEHWFAEPRLLGDLLPAGELAVLVVPIDLGAPKGRLILPQVQAIRDILDSDASCMVVKERELASALARLNKKPALVVCDSQIVLKAVADTPPDIPLTTFSILMARFKGDLAAFARGAAAIDQLQPGDAVLVSEACGHHPSADDIGRVKIPRWLRQYAGGDIRVDNLAGRDFPDDLSPYRLIIHCGACTFNRQSMLARLGRAHEQGIPMTNYGLAISHVQGVLRRVLEPFPAALTAFDAVSQA encoded by the coding sequence ATGAATGAAACACCCAAAAGTCTGCGCCTGCACATAGGCATCTATGGTCGGCGCAATGTTGGCAAGTCTTCCCTGCTCAACGCACTGGCGGGGCAGCAGGTTTCCATTGTTTCCGACACGCCCGGCACAACCACCGACCCGGTGGAAAAAACGCTGGAACTGGCTCCCCTAGGGCCTGTGGTATTTATTGACACTGCGGGCATTGACGATGTGGGCGCGCTGGGCGAGCTGCGCAAGGAGCGCACGCTCAAGGCCCTTGAGCGCACGGATGTTGCCCTGCTGGCCGTAGAGCCGGGGCAGTGGGGCGAGTATGAAGTTTTTTTTGTAGGCCAGTTGCGTGAGCGCAAAATTCCTTTTGGTGTGGTTTTTGGCAAGTGCGATCTGGCGGCCCCTTCTGCCGGGCAGCTTGGCGGGCTGGATAAGGAAGGTATCCGCTGGATGAGCGTATCCGCCATGACAGGCAGGGGCATGGGGCAGGTGCGTGAAGCTCTGGCAGCCCTTGCGCCGGAACACTGGTTTGCAGAGCCGCGCCTGCTGGGCGACCTGCTGCCAGCGGGCGAGTTGGCGGTGCTGGTGGTTCCCATCGACCTTGGCGCACCCAAGGGGCGGCTCATACTGCCGCAGGTGCAGGCCATACGCGATATTCTCGACAGCGACGCCTCCTGCATGGTGGTGAAAGAGCGGGAACTGGCCTCTGCGCTGGCCCGGCTGAACAAAAAACCCGCTCTCGTGGTCTGCGATTCGCAGATTGTGCTCAAGGCTGTGGCAGACACGCCGCCAGATATCCCGCTGACCACATTTTCCATTCTTATGGCCCGATTCAAAGGCGATCTGGCGGCTTTTGCAAGGGGCGCGGCTGCCATAGACCAGTTGCAGCCCGGCGATGCCGTGCTGGTGTCCGAGGCCTGCGGGCATCATCCTTCTGCGGATGACATCGGGCGGGTCAAGATACCGCGCTGGCTCAGGCAATACGCCGGGGGCGACATCCGCGTAGATAATCTGGCGGGGCGGGATTTCCCCGACGATCTCAGCCCCTACAGGCTCATAATCCACTGCGGAGCCTGCACCTTCAATCGGCAGAGCATGCTTGCGCGTTTGGGGCGCGCCCATGAGCAGGGGATTCCCATGACCAACTACGGGCTGGCTATCTCGCATGTGCAGGGCGTGCTGCGCAGGGTTCTTGAGCCTTTTCCCGCTGCCCTGACGGCTTTTGACGCCGTTTCACAGGCCTGA
- a CDS encoding aspartate ammonia-lyase, with protein MARHTPSTPACSRALHSLVRSSYRQESDALGAVDVPLSAYWGVHTARALANFPLSGRAVRPELVRTMALVKLACCRANAELSYLPQPEAQAIADACREVAQGGLAHAFVVDALQGGAGTSTNMNMNEVLANRAEELLGGSLGSYARIDPLRHVNLHQSTNDVYPTAVRVAALFLLKDLEQAIAALQSAFQEKELAFRHILKVGRTQLQDAVPVTLGMECSAWAECLSRDRWRVFKCAERLRVVNLGGTAVGTGITAPRKYIFLVIEKLREVTGLGLSRAENLMDATQNVDPLVEVSGILKAHAVNLFKICADLRLLSSGPSAGIGELKLPARQAGSSIMPGKVNPVICEAASQAALRVMADDSAVTQAAFLGQLELNAFMPLLADCLLGSMHLLAQANTMLAENCVLGLEADEAACARHLGRSFATVTALVPVLGYALAGEIAAQAHKTGQSVRAVVLERGLMKAEDVDNLLSAEAATALGHR; from the coding sequence GTGGCAAGGCACACTCCGTCAACTCCGGCGTGCAGCCGGGCGTTGCACAGCCTAGTGCGCAGTTCATACAGGCAGGAATCGGACGCACTGGGCGCAGTGGATGTCCCACTGTCGGCATACTGGGGCGTACATACGGCCCGTGCGCTGGCAAATTTCCCACTTTCGGGCCGGGCCGTCAGGCCCGAGCTTGTGCGAACAATGGCTCTCGTCAAGCTGGCCTGCTGCCGCGCCAACGCGGAGCTTAGCTATCTGCCGCAGCCCGAGGCGCAGGCCATTGCCGATGCCTGCCGCGAGGTTGCCCAGGGGGGTCTGGCTCATGCCTTTGTGGTGGATGCCCTGCAAGGCGGCGCGGGAACGTCCACCAACATGAATATGAACGAGGTACTCGCCAACCGGGCCGAAGAACTGCTTGGGGGCAGCCTTGGCTCTTACGCCCGCATAGACCCCCTGCGTCATGTGAACCTTCACCAGTCCACCAACGATGTGTACCCAACTGCGGTGAGGGTTGCCGCCCTGTTTCTGCTCAAGGATCTGGAACAGGCCATTGCCGCCCTGCAATCTGCCTTTCAGGAAAAGGAACTGGCCTTTCGCCATATTCTCAAGGTGGGCCGCACCCAGTTGCAGGATGCCGTGCCCGTAACTCTTGGCATGGAGTGTTCTGCCTGGGCGGAGTGCCTCTCGCGCGACCGCTGGCGCGTGTTCAAGTGCGCGGAGCGGCTGCGCGTGGTCAACCTTGGCGGCACGGCGGTGGGTACGGGCATAACCGCCCCCCGCAAATACATTTTTCTGGTGATCGAAAAGCTGCGCGAGGTCACGGGGCTGGGCCTCTCGCGGGCAGAAAATCTGATGGACGCCACGCAGAATGTTGATCCACTGGTTGAAGTTTCCGGCATTCTTAAAGCTCATGCAGTAAATTTATTTAAAATTTGCGCAGATTTGCGCTTGCTTTCATCTGGCCCTTCGGCGGGGATAGGCGAGCTTAAACTGCCAGCAAGGCAGGCTGGGTCAAGCATCATGCCGGGCAAGGTCAACCCCGTAATCTGCGAGGCCGCATCACAGGCCGCCCTGCGGGTCATGGCCGATGACAGCGCCGTGACCCAGGCCGCATTTCTGGGCCAACTGGAGCTCAACGCATTCATGCCGCTTCTGGCGGATTGCCTGCTTGGCAGCATGCATCTGCTGGCGCAGGCCAATACCATGCTGGCCGAAAATTGCGTGCTGGGCCTTGAGGCTGACGAAGCCGCCTGCGCCCGGCATCTTGGCAGGTCATTTGCCACGGTTACAGCACTTGTGCCGGTGCTTGGCTATGCGCTTGCGGGCGAAATAGCCGCCCAGGCGCACAAAACAGGGCAGAGCGTGCGCGCCGTGGTGCTGGAAAGAGGCCTGATGAAGGCGGAGGATGTGGACAACCTGCTCAGTGCAGAGGCCGCAACCGCGCTTGGACACAGGTAG